A genomic window from Brassica oleracea var. oleracea cultivar TO1000 chromosome C8, BOL, whole genome shotgun sequence includes:
- the LOC106309495 gene encoding 14 kDa zinc-binding protein, which translates to MASEKEAALSATPSDAPTIFDKIISKEIPSTVVYEDDKVLAFRDITPQGPVHILLIPKVRDGLTGLSKAEERHIDILGRLLYTAKLVAKQEGLDDGFRIVINDGPQGCQSVYHIHVHLIGGRQMNWPPG; encoded by the exons ATGGCTTCCGAGAAAGAGGCTGCTCTATCCGCCACTCCTTCCGACGCTCCGACCAT ATTTGACAAGATCATCAGTAAGGAGATTCCATCTACCGTGGTTTATGAGGATGACAAG GTTTTAGCTTTTAGGGACATAACGCCCCAGGGTCCTGTTCACATACTCCTCATCCCAAAAGTGAGAGATGGCTTAACTGGCCTCTCTAAG GCTGAGGAGAGGCACATTGACATCTTGGGCCGCCTTCTCTACACTGCCAAGCTTGTAGCAAAACAAGAAGGCCTAGATGATGGTTTCAGAATTGTGATCAATGATGGTCCACAAGGCT GCCAATCGGTGTATCACATTCATGTTCATCTCATTGGAGGACGCCAAATGAACTGGCCTCCTGGCTAA
- the LOC106309492 gene encoding E3 ubiquitin-protein ligase RING1-like, whose product MSGRNTHWCHRCQRGVYLRGPDSLCTYCGGGFVEEIDVSPFRAHRDLERGPTYDLMEAFSAFMRSRLAERSHDRELTGRITASSGGGGGGSESFSSIAPFLIFGGQANNTSVEALLNTSPGGIGITRGGNVNAGDYFYGPGLEELIEQLSSGTTHHRGPPPAAKSSIDALPTVKITQKHLKSSDSHCPVCKEEFELKSEVKQMPCKHMYHSECIVPWLVQHNTCPVCRKELPSRGSSSSTERDQNRGSNRRRNLFSSLWPFRSSSSSSTQNRRDTSNTATAEEGGQYSHHHQLQHQQQHEQQSHMGYSGWPFDY is encoded by the coding sequence ATGTCTGGTCGAAACACTCATTGGTGCCACAGATGTCAACGTGGCGTCTACCTTCGCGGTCCAGATTCTCTCTGCACCTATTGCGGAGGAGGCTTTGTCGAAGAAATCGATGTATCTCCCTTTAGAGCTCACAGGGATCTCGAACGTGGTCCAACGTACGATCTCATGGAAGCTTTCTCAGCTTTCATGAGAAGCCGCTTAGCCGAAAGAAGCCACGACAGAGAACTCACGGGAAGAATCACCGCCTCTTCTGGTGGTGGTGGTGGTGGTTCCGAGAGCTTCTCAAGCATAGCTCCTTTCTTGATCTTCGGCGGCCAAGCTAACAACACTTCGGTCGAAGCCTTGCTAAACACCTCGCCTGGTGGTATCGGTATCACTCGTGGCGGCAACGTTAATGCTGGCGACTACTTTTACGGACCAGGTCTTGAAGAATTGATCGAGCAGCTCTCGTCTGGGACGACTCACCATCGAGGTCCTCCGCCTGCAGCTAAATCATCTATTGATGCGTTACCAACGGTTAAGATCACGCAGAAGCATCTCAAGTCGTCGGACTCTCATTGTCCGGTTTGTAAAGAGGAGTTTGAGTTGAAGTCGGAAGTGAAACAGATGCCGTGTAAACATATGTATCATTCTGAGTGCATTGTTCCGTGGCTGGTTCAGCATAACACGTGTCCGGTGTGTCGTAAAGAGTTGCCGTCGAGAGGGTCGTCTTCAAGCACAGAGAGGGATCAGAATAGAGGGAGCAACAGAAGGAGGAACCTTTTCTCTAGTCTGTGGCCGTTCAGGTCGTCTAGCTCAAGCTCGACGCAGAACCGCAGAGATACAAGCAACACAGCCACTGCAGAAGAAGGAGGGCAGTATAGTCATCATCACCAGCTACAACATCAGCAACAACATGAACAACAGTCACATATGGGTTATAGTGGATGGCCTTTTGACTATTAA
- the LOC106309491 gene encoding glutathione S-transferase T3-like, which yields MSTRFCLLGLMNASSLPSLPSINTLSSFSFLTSPSSFSQLLLRMDSQQSQSSSFLHLLNSQVLHNDNPTQFLSFSPTPALGGSASRTQTGEDRKQRCKWSTAEDLVLISAWLNTSKDPVVGNEQRAGTFWKRIGAYYNASPKVVGLPKREQTHCKQRWGKINEGVCKFVGSYDAATKQRTSGQSEDDVLKAAHEIFLNDHKATFSLEHAWRELRNDQKWCGTYGSSQQSSGSKRKRVGEDQSFQSSATIPSVNGEDEATARPIGVKAAKAKAKRSVGEEGKNLQDFQQMWELKAKDIAAKEKHDNKKLLDKLLGKIEPLTDLEVALKEKLIKDILSM from the coding sequence ATGTCAACACGTTTTTGTTTGTTGGGTCTCATGAATGCATCTTCTCTTCCTTCTCTGCCATCTATAAACACTCTTTCTTCTTTCTCTTTCTTAACATCTCCTTCATCTTTCTCTCAACTTCTTCTTCGTATGGATTCTCAACAAAGCCAGTCCTCTAGCTTTTTACATTTACTAAACTCTCAAGTGCTTCACAATGACAACCCCACTCAGTTTCTGAGTTTTTCACCAACTCCAGCCCTTGGAGGATCCGCTTCACGTACACAAACTGGTGAGGATCGTAAGCAAAGGTGCAAGTGGTCAACAGCTGAAGACTTGGTCCTCATCAGTGCGTGGTTAAACACCTCTAAGGATCCCGTAGTTGGGAATGAGCAAAGGGCAGGAACCTTTTGGAAGAGGATTGGGGCGTATTATAATGCAAGTCCCAAGGTGGTTGGTTTGCCTAAGCGAGAGCAAACCCACTGTAAGCAGAGGTGGGGGAAGATAAATGAAGGTGTCTGCAAGTTTGTGGGGTCATACGATGCTGCTACAAAACAGAGGACCAGTGGACAGAGTGAAGATGATGTTTTGAAGGCTGCACACGAAATATTCCTCAACGATCACAAGGCCACGTTCTCATTGGAGCATGCGTGGAGGGAGCTTAGGAATGATCAGAAATGGTGTGGGACTTATGGAAGTAGTCAACAAAGCTCTGGTTCAAAGAGAAAGAGGGTGGGGGAAGACCAATCTTTTCAGTCATCAGCAACTATTCCCAGTGTCAATGGAGAGGATGAAGCAACGGCGAGGCCTATTGGTGTGAAGGCAGCCAAGGCGAAGGCTAAAAGGTCAGTGGGAGAAGAAGGCAAGAATCTGCAAGATTTTCAGCAAATGTGGGAGTTAAAGGCGAAGGACATAGCTGCAAAGGAGAAGCATGACAACAAGAAACTGCTTGACAAACTCCTTGGAAAAATAGAGCCGCTTACTGATTTAGAAGTGGCGCTTAAGGAGAAACTCATTAAAGATATCTTATCAATGTAA
- the LOC106309483 gene encoding pentatricopeptide repeat-containing protein At3g56550, with product MCEKARVIVRMLQGCNSMTKLRKIHSHVITNGLEHHPPIFDNLLRFCAVSVTGSLSHALLLFQHFDSDPPTTAWNYLLRSFSVSSTPLSSLLFYNQMLLSSSSRPDVYTFSFALKACEKLRSVPKCREIHGSVIRSGFHTDNIVSTGLVRCYSAVGNIDIACKVFDEMPARDLISWNAMISCLSHAGLHHKALSMHKRMEKEGVGIDAYTLVALLSSCAHVSALNMGVMLHRKACDVRCEGSVYVGNALIDMYAKCGSLENAVSVFNGMRKRDVTTWNSMIMGYGVHGKGIDAISFFREMVTFGVRPNAITFLGLLLGCSHQGLVKEGAEHFKMMSSEFCLNPNVKHYGCMVDLYGRAGDFDKALEMIHVSSCHEDPVLWRTLLGSCKIHRNLELGEVAMKKLVQLKAFNAGDYVLMTSIYSAANDAQGFASMRKLMRSHELRTVPGWSWIEIGDQVHKFVVDDKMHPESALIYSELQEVVRRAMLAGYKPEESNVTGSGFSDRCLGSAFHSEKLAIAYGLMRTPAGTALRITKNLRVCRDCHSFTKCVSKAYNREIVVRDRVRFHHFAGGLCSCNDYW from the coding sequence ATGTGCGAGAAAGCTCGAGTGATAGTGAGAATGCTACAAGGCTGCAACAGCATGACCAAACTCCGTAAGATCCATTCACACGTCATCACCAACGGTCTCGAACACCATCCTCCAATCTTCGACAACCTCCTCCGCTTCTGCGCCGTCTCTGTCACCGGCTCTTTATCTCACGCTCTGCTCCTCTTCCAACACTTCGATTCCGATCCACCAACGACGGCTTGGAACTACCTCCTCCGCAGCTTCTCCGTATCGTCAACTCCTCTCTCTTCCCTTCTCTTCTACAATCAAATGCTCCTCTCCTCCTCTTCACGCCCCGACGTCTACACTTTCAGTTTCGCCCTAAAGGCCTGCGAGAAGCTCCGGTCGGTTCCGAAATGTCGGGAGATTCACGGTTCGGTAATCCGGTCTGGTTTCCACACCGACAACATCGTCTCCACCGGTCTTGTTCGTTGTTACTCTGCGGTCGGAAACATTGACATTGCCTGCAAAGTGTTCGACGAAATGCCTGCGAGAGACTTGATCTCTTGGAACGCGATGATCTCTTGCCTTTCTCATGCTGGTTTACACCATAAAGCGTTGAGTATGCACAAGAGGATGGAGAAAGAAGGCGTGGGCATTGACGCTTACACGCTAGTTGCTCTGCTATCATCGTGTGCTCACGTCAGCGCTTTGAATATGGGAGTTATGCTACACAGGAAGGCCTGTGATGTTCGCTGTGAGGGAAGTGTCTATGTGGGAAACGCTCTTATCGATATGTATGCTAAATGCGGTAGCCTTGAGAACGCTGTTAGCGTCTTCAATGGGATGCGTAAGAGAGATGTTACAACGTGGAATTCGATGATTATGGGTTATGGAGTTCATGGGAAAGGCATAGATGCCATCTCGTTCTTTAGAGAGATGGTGACTTTTGGGGTTAGACCCAATGCCATTACGTTCCTCGGATTGTTGTTAGGTTGTAGTCATCAGGGTTTGGTCAAAGAAGGAGCTGAGCATTTCAAAATGATGAGTTCTGAGTTTTGTCTGAACCCCAATGTTAAACACTATGGATGCATGGTTGATCTCTATGGACGAGCGGGGGATTTCGATAAGGCACTGGAGATGATACACGTGTCCTCCTGCCATGAAGATCCTGTGTTGTGGAGAACCCTGCTGGGCTCTTGCAAAATCCACAGGAACTTGGAACTCGGAGAAGTAGCTATGAAGAAGTTGGTGCAGCTCAAGGCTTTCAATGCAGGGGACTATGTGCTTATGACTTCGATATATTCTGCAGCTAATGATGCTCAAGGCTTCGCTAGCATGAGGAAGCTAATGAGAAGCCATGAGTTACGGACAGTTCCAGGTTGGAGTTGGATTGAGATTGGTGATCAAGTTCACAAATTTGTGGTTGATGACAAAATGCATCCGGAGTCCGCACTTATTTACTCAGAACTGCAGGAAGTAGTCCGTCGCGCCATGTTAGCTGGTTACAAGCCAGAGGAGTCAAACGTAACCGGTTCAGGTTTCTCGGATCGGTGTTTAGGATCTGCGTTTCACAGTGAAAAGTTGGCCATTGCTTATGGATTGATGAGAACTCCTGCAGGAACAGCTTTGAGGATCACAAAGAATCTTAGAGTTTGCAGAGATTGTCATTCGTTTACAAAATGTGTGTCGAAAGCATACAATAGGGAAATTGTTGTAAGGGATAGAGTTCGGTTTCATCACTTTGCAGGTGGTCTTTGTTCTTGCAATGACTACTGGTGA
- the LOC106309493 gene encoding pre-rRNA-processing protein ESF2 isoform X1, translating to MQSEESHELANEVSTKEESKETMKKSQKADRKKKKLKEKLLKEATKAVNRGVCYLSRIPPHMDHVRLRQILSQFGEIDRIYLAPEDPEAQVHRKKAGGFRGQLFSEGLIMVQCSNMDCLFYTIVYEMFINFFRWVEFAKKSIAKRVADMLNGEQIGGKKKSAIYYDIWNIKYLTKFKWDDLTDEIAYKSAIREQKLNMVMSAAKREKDFYLSKVEKSRAMTEIDERMKKKRKIQEESGSNAEPAQVFPPRVVRQFRQKTAIKNEVSQSKPGLSTDVLASVFGGS from the exons ATGCAGAGCGAGGAATCTCACGAGCTTGCGAATGAAGTATCCACCAAGGAGGAGAGTAAGGAAACAATGAAGAAGAGTCAAAAGGCCGATAGAAAGAAAAAGAAGCTGAAAGAGAAGCTGCTCAAGGAAGCTACTAAGGCTGTCAATCGAGGAGTCTGCTACTTGAGCCGCATCCCGCCGCACATGGATCACGTTAGACTTCGCCAGATCCTCTCTCAGTTTGGTGAAATTGATAGGATTTATCTTGCACCTGAAG ATCCTGAAGCACAAGTTCACCGTAAGAAGGCTGGTGGATTTCGTGGCCAACTGTTTTCTGAAGGGTTAATAATGGTTCAATGTTCTAATATGGATTGCTTATTTTATACTATTGTTTACGAGATGTTTATTAACTTTTTTAGGTGGGTTGAGTTTGCTAAGAAAAGCATTGCTAAGAGAGTCGCAGATATGCTTAATGGAGAACAAATAG GGGGAAAGAAGAAGTCAGCTATATACTATGATATCTGGAACATCAAGTACTTGACCAAATTCAAATGGGACGATCTCACCGATGAAATTG CATACAAAAGTGCAATAAGGGAACAGAAACTGAATATGGTTATGTCTGCTGCTAAGAGAGAGAAGGACTTTTATCTCTCTAAAGTAGAGAAGTCTCGTGCCATGACCGAGATCGATGAACGAATGAAGAAG AAGCGAAAGATTCAAGAAGAATCAGGCAGCAACGCTGAACCAGCACAAGTCTTCCCGCCTAGGGTGGTTCGTCAGTTTAGACAGAAGACAGCAATCAAAAATGAGGTGTCTCAGAGCAAACCTGGACTCTCAACAGATGTCCTAGCATCG GTTTTCGGCGGTTCTTAA
- the LOC106309493 gene encoding pre-rRNA-processing protein ESF2 isoform X2, with protein sequence MQSEESHELANEVSTKEESKETMKKSQKADRKKKKLKEKLLKEATKAVNRGVCYLSRIPPHMDHVRLRQILSQFGEIDRIYLAPEDPEAQVHRKKAGGFRGQLFSEGWVEFAKKSIAKRVADMLNGEQIGGKKKSAIYYDIWNIKYLTKFKWDDLTDEIAYKSAIREQKLNMVMSAAKREKDFYLSKVEKSRAMTEIDERMKKKRKIQEESGSNAEPAQVFPPRVVRQFRQKTAIKNEVSQSKPGLSTDVLASVFGGS encoded by the exons ATGCAGAGCGAGGAATCTCACGAGCTTGCGAATGAAGTATCCACCAAGGAGGAGAGTAAGGAAACAATGAAGAAGAGTCAAAAGGCCGATAGAAAGAAAAAGAAGCTGAAAGAGAAGCTGCTCAAGGAAGCTACTAAGGCTGTCAATCGAGGAGTCTGCTACTTGAGCCGCATCCCGCCGCACATGGATCACGTTAGACTTCGCCAGATCCTCTCTCAGTTTGGTGAAATTGATAGGATTTATCTTGCACCTGAAG ATCCTGAAGCACAAGTTCACCGTAAGAAGGCTGGTGGATTTCGTGGCCAACTGTTTTCTGAAGG GTGGGTTGAGTTTGCTAAGAAAAGCATTGCTAAGAGAGTCGCAGATATGCTTAATGGAGAACAAATAG GGGGAAAGAAGAAGTCAGCTATATACTATGATATCTGGAACATCAAGTACTTGACCAAATTCAAATGGGACGATCTCACCGATGAAATTG CATACAAAAGTGCAATAAGGGAACAGAAACTGAATATGGTTATGTCTGCTGCTAAGAGAGAGAAGGACTTTTATCTCTCTAAAGTAGAGAAGTCTCGTGCCATGACCGAGATCGATGAACGAATGAAGAAG AAGCGAAAGATTCAAGAAGAATCAGGCAGCAACGCTGAACCAGCACAAGTCTTCCCGCCTAGGGTGGTTCGTCAGTTTAGACAGAAGACAGCAATCAAAAATGAGGTGTCTCAGAGCAAACCTGGACTCTCAACAGATGTCCTAGCATCG GTTTTCGGCGGTTCTTAA
- the LOC106309485 gene encoding ribosomal lysine N-methyltransferase 3, whose product MASRRLIAFKKWMKANGVDCSDALDLVEDQNDAVSVKASRDLKEGDVVANISKTACLTVKTSGAREMIESAELDGPLALSVAIMYERGLGQESPWAGYLQILPFQEDLPLVWPLDELDSLLSGTEIHKDVKKDHGLVYEDWEENIVPLTPLLPENVDPGSFGIKEYLAAKSLIASRSFEIDDYHGWGMVPLADLFNHKTGEEDVHFTAELPHSESDSEADETDNSDAASAATDEEDETSSKNSTSPEQSLEDENTDEEAKEEEDSSMLQDDVSSLEMIMVKNVPAGAEVYNTYGLIGNAALLHRYGFTELDNLYNIVNIDLDLVTEWSTSSFTTRYTRARLALFKKLGYNSEYFEVSSTGEPETELLMLLNILLLPEDTYNKLDLALTGDCVSKEGREITIGKHKVKFGESCSSDVLLTDGVCEALLAIVDKREGLYGTSSSLEDDVVKVESCVLPRDRRLYHSLVLRVSERRILEKLRSYVRERLGEGVSGGKRRKKMNSKS is encoded by the exons ATGGCCTCAAG GAGGTTAATTGCATTCAAGAAATGGATGAAAGCAAACGGAGTCGATTGCAGCGACGCTCTCGACCTCGTCGAAGACCAAAACGACGCCGTATCCGTCAAAGCATCGCGCGACTTGAAGGAAGGAGACGTCGTTGCCAACATCTCCAAAACTGCTTGTCTCACCGTTAAAACCAGCGGGGCCCGTGAGATGATCGAATCCGCTGAGCTAGATGGACCTTTAGCTCTCTCAGTGGCTATCATGTACGAGAGAGGCTTAGGCCAAGAGTCTCCATGGGCTGGTTACCTTCAGATCCTTCCTTTTCAAGAAGATTTGCCTCTTGTCTGGCCCCTTGATGAGTTGGACTCTCTCTTGTCTGGAACTGAGATTCACAAG GATGTGAAGAAAGACCACGGTCTTGTTTATGAGGATTGGGAAGAAAACATTGTGCCACTTACCCCTTTACTGCCTGAGAATGTTGATCCTGGTTCGTTTGGAATCAAAGAGTATCTTGCGGCCAAGAGCCTAATTGCGTCACGGTCTTTCGAGATCGATGACTACCATGGATGGGGGATGGTCCCTCTTGCAGATCT CTTCAATCATAAAACCGGGGAGGAAGATGTTCATTTCACCGCTGAGTTACCTCACAGTGAATCTGATTCAGAAGCTGATGAAACTGACAACAGTGATGCTGCTAGTGCAGCCACTGATGAAGAAGACGAGACGTCCAGTAAAAACTCTACCTCCCCTGAGCAATCTCTGGAGGATGAAAACACTGACGAAGAAGCCAAAGAAGAAGAAGACTCTTCCATGTTGCAAGACGATGTATCCAGTTTAGAAATGATCATGGTGAAGAACGTCCCAGCAGGAGCCGAG GTATACAACACATACGGTTTGATAGGTAACGCTGCGTTACTCCACAGATACGGATTCACAGAACTCGACAATCTCTACAACATTGTAAACATAGATCTCGACCTAGTAACCGAGTGGAGCACATCCTCATTCACAACCCGGTACACTCGAGCCAGACTCGCCTTGTTTAAAAAGCTAGGCTACAACTCAGAGTACTTCGAGGTCTCTTCAACCGGAGAACCCGAAACCGAGCTCCTGATGCTACTCAACATCCTCCTCTTACCAGAAGACACATACAACAAACTCGACCTAGCGTTAACAGGAGATTGCGTCTCTAAGGAAGGAAGAGAGATAACAATCGGGAAACACAAGGTTAAGTTCGGAGAGAGTTGCAGCAGTGACGTGCTTCTCACGGATGGTGTGTGTGAGGCTCTTCTTGCTATTGTGGATAAGAGAGAGGGTTTGTATGGGACGTCGAGCTCTTTGGAGGATGATGTTGTTAAGGTGGAGAGCTGTGTTCTTCCGAGAGATAGGAGGTTGTATCATTCGCTTGTGTTGCGTGTGAGTGAGAGGAGGATTCTTGAGAAGCTTAGGAGCTATGTTCGTGAGAGACTCGGTGAGGGGGTCTCCGGCGGGAAACGCCGGAAGAAGATGAACTCTAAATCTTAG